Within the Thermostichus lividus PCC 6715 genome, the region CTTAGACACAGATTGCATGAATCAGGATGACATTGAGTAAAGTTTTGGTATAATCGCGGCATCCTGTCTTAGCATCTCCAGTCCTCCTTGGGGTGTTAGCAGCAGTCATAGTGATCAGTAAACCCCAATTTCTAGTGATGGCTGAGGGTTGGCTCGTCAAGTTGGGCATACACCCATTACACTGGAACCACTGTTTGCGAATAAACGGCTTACCACTGTACGATTATGGCTCGATATGCTCGTGTTGTCACTATTGCACTGCCCCGAGCACGGCTGAAGGAACAGTTAGTGCAAACATTACAGTCCTGCGAGCTGACGGTGATGCACGTCGGTGAGGATTATGTTGTTGCCCGAGAAACTGACCTCGATGATGTCTCTATGTCGCAACTGGTCACGGTGGAAGTGCTGATTGATAACGCAACCGCCCAGTCAGACGTGACTACGTTTGACTTGGTGCTCAAAAATAAAGAGTTAACCCTCAAAAAAGACAACCATTGTTTTGCTTGGTTTGATCGCATCAGCCGTGCCATTGCCGAAAACGAAAATTGGGAGTTGTTGAATAACGTGGCAACAATGTGAAAACAACGGCCACGATTACGATCGTTGGGGCTGGGGTGATTGGCGCGGCGATCGCCTACGAACTCAGCCGCGCTCTGAGCGCTGCTATTGTTGTCCTTGAAGCTCGCTCAGAGACTGAGTTTGCGGCTACTGGCGCTGCCCTTGGGGTCTTAATTGTGCAGCTGAGTCGGCGGCGGCGGGGGCGCAATTTTCAACTGCGACAGGCAAGTTTGGCACGCTATGACACCCTCATCCCTGAACTGGAGGCGGCCACAGGCGTAGAGATTCCTTACCAACGGCGGGGGATTCTAGAGGTCTTGACAACCCCAGAGGCGGCGATCGCCACTCAGTCATGGCTAGCAATCCATAGCGACCCCTCCTTAGAATGGCTGGAGCCAGCGGCAGTGGTCTCTGAGTTTCCGATGATCAATCCCCAAGTGGTGCACGGTGCCCTCTGGGCAAAGGGCGATCGCCAAGTGCATCCCCGCCGCCTCACCGCAGCATTGCGCCAAGCTGCCCAACAGCAAGGCGTAGAATTTTGGTACCACAGTAAAGTGCTTGAGGTCAAACAGGCCGGGGAGCAGCCGCTACAGTTACGCCTTGAAACAGGCACCTTAACAACGGAGTACTTGATTTTGGCCGCAGGACTCGGGACAACGCCCTTGGCTCAGCAGATCAATCATCCAGTACTGCTACAGCCAGTACTGGGGCAAGCCCTTGAGTTTGGCTGGGCAGCGCCTCCTACCTTACCAGTGCTCACTGCAGAGGATCTTCACCTTGTCCCTGTTGATCCACACCGGGTGTGGGTGGGGGCAACCGTCGAAGGCGATCGCTCCACAGGGGATTCCCAAGCCCTAGCAACCCTGCGTGAACAGGCAAGCCACCTCTGGCCAGCATTGAAAACTGCCCCCCTCCTGCGGCACTGGCAAGGGCTGCGTCCGCGACCCTGCGATCGCCCTGCCCCCGTTATTGAGCAACTTCAGCCGCGGGTGTGGGTAGCCAGCGGTCACTACCGCAATGGCATCCTGCTGGCACCCATCACTGCCCAGTTGGTGCGCCAAGCACTAGAAGAACATTTAGCCGTGGGCAAGGGGCACAAAGCACAGCAGCCTGTTAGTGACCCTAGCGAGAATTCGGATACCAAAACATCCCCTTAATCCCCTCAGGATCAGGGCGAAAGCCTAACTGGCGATAGAAATCAACGACGTGGGGATCGGCAAACAGGGTGATATTGCTAATGTCTTCACTGCGGAGTTCTTTGATCATCTGGCGCATGAGTTCTTTGCCTAGCCCCTGCCCCTGAAACTCAGGGTGCACCACTACGTCCCAGATAGTGGCATTAAACGCGTGATCTGAGGTGGCGCGGGAAAACCCGATTAAGCGCCGATACGCTCCCCGCTGCTCCCACATGGAAATTACCAAGAAGCTGAACTGGATGGCTTTTTTGACCTTGCGGATGGGACGACGCGACCAGCCCACGGCATCACACAGCTCCTCAAGTTCGTAAACGTCAATTTCTTTATCCTTGCTAAAGATAATTTGCCCTTCCGTACTGCTGTCCCGTTCTAGGGCAGCCTGAGAACCAAGACCAACGGCGGTTGTTGTCGCGCTCGTTGATGGTTGCGAATTAAACAGCGATTTCCAGAAGCTCATGCCAGTATGCTGGAGATGGGAATAACCCAAGTATTGGGACGTGACCAAGTGTAACCCGGCCTAGGCTATAGTATAGCGACTCTCTACCTATGGTTTCCGATTTTCAACTCCGTAACCTCGATGTTCTGAAGCGGTTTAATCGGTCGTTTCCAGATTTTTACGAGCAGTTTGTAGGTCGAGATGTGCAACTGCAAAACCTCAAGCTGGGGTTTCAAATCCATAAAACGAATCAGGCTGTTATCTATATTGTCCCAGAGGGCGATCGCTCGGTTCTCCACTTTGCCCACCGTAATCACTCCTACCTCCTCAGTGATCTGTTTGGGGTGATGGCGGCCTACAAGTTAACGATTCATAATGTCTCTCTTTATGGCCATGTACGGCCACCGATGCTGGTATTCGTAAAATTGGTGCTGTCAGATCAGGGTCGCCCTTTGTCCAAAAAGCGCAGTGAAAGTGTACGCCGTGCGTTGCAGCAAACCCTTAGCGGTGAGTTTGCCGTCGAAGAAATGCTGGCGGTGGAGTTTAACCTCGGGGAAGGACTCAGCCAAATCAACACTAGTTTTTACGTGGATCAAGTGTTTCATCTGCCAGCGCTGTTGATCGAGTCCACCAACCATCCTGCTCTGCTCTATAAAGTAATGCATGCTATTTGGCAAGAAGAACTGTTGGTGGTAAATGTTAACTTTATGCTCTGGCAAGGGCGGGTGCGGCTGCTGTTGTACCTCCTTGGCCCCAATGGCAACCTCATTCCAGACTATTTGGGGTCACGGATCGCCACTAAAATCAAAGAGCATTTAACAGGGAATGGGTAATGTAAACTTCCCCGCCCTTGAGAGGGACGGGGTTTCGCAACATCGGCGGGAAGCCCCCCACTGTATGTGTGAATTGTGCTTACTCAACGAAGATGAGTGTCGGGAGTCGTTCACCTTTGCTCAATAGGCGGCTCTTCAGGTTGCTCAGCCTCAGACGCTCCCTCAAGCTGCTGCTTTGCCTGTTGCCACAGGGCGTCTAGCTCCGCCAAACTATAATCCTCAAGGGGGCGGTCAATCGCTGCTTCAATTAGTTCTAGGCGCTGAATAAAACGTTGATAGGTCTGTTGCAGGGCTTGCACGGGGTCGAGCTGGCACCAACGGGCAAGGTTAATCACACTAAATAGTAAATCCCCCAGTTCAGCGGCCTGCTGGCTGGGTTCGCCCTTCAGCAGTGCTTCTTGAAATTCTGCTAGCTCTTCATAGAATTTTTCCCACGCGCCACTAATGGTCGGCCAGTCCAAGCCAGATCGGCTGGCACGCTCACCAATTTTGATGCCTGCGATCAGGGGAGGAAGAGTACGGGCATAGCGGTGCAGTTTTTGACTGAGGGGTAAAGAGGCCTCCTCGCCTTTTTCGCTAGCTTTAATGTGCTCCCATTGATCTCGTACGTCTTCGGCAGTGGTGAGTTCCACGGTGCCAAACACGTGGGGATGACGGCGGATCAGTTTCTCGGTAATGCGCTGGGCTACGTCAGCTATGGTGAATTGATCTGCTTCGGCGGCGAGTTGGCTTTGTAGCACCACCTGTAGCAACAGATCCCCTAATTCTTCAGCAATGGCCGCTGGCTGCTCCTGTTGTAGGGCATGCACTACTTCGTAGGCTTCCTCAAGAATGTAGGGAATTAAACTGGTGGGGGTTTGCTGCAAGTCCCACGGACAGCCAGTTTCTGGATGGCGGAGTTGCCGTACCACTGCGATGAGTTGGTTCAGCTGAGCAAGAGCCGGTGGTAACGGCGGCGGAAGGTAGAGTTGGAGGGGACACTCTGCGCTGGTGAGGTTGCTGAGGTCGCCAAGGGATAGGGCGATCGCCTGCTGCTGGGCATCAATCAGGCTGACGGTTGTTGTAGTAGGCCAATGGGACTGAAGCTGTTCACTTAAACGGTGGGCGATCGCCAGCGTCGGAATCTGGGTCACTAGCCCCCCTTCGGGCAGCACGGAGCCTTCTGCCAGTGCAGTTGCCGCAGTTAAAACGGTTAAGGGAGTCGCCATGGCGGACTGATCCTTGATTGCTGCCCAATTCACCACTACTGTGCAACCCCATTCCTGCTTGTCTCCCTATTTTACGTCGATTCAGGCGATTTGCAGAGTTACAGGTACGCCCAAGCTAACCCTCAATTGAGCAGTGGCTCAACAGCCAGTTATGCTAAATGTAACGAAAGATTGCAAACGTAGGGTCATCATGGCGGACTTTTTGTTACGAGCAACAGCAGCAGCCGAAGGCATTCGGGCAGTAGGGGTGATTACCACCCAGCTTACCGATGACGCTCGGCAGCGACACCAACTGTCCTACGTGGCCACCGCTGCCCTTGGCCGCACCATGGCAGCAGGCCTCATTTTAGCCTCTAGTTTTCAAGCAGCCCCAAGCCCGGGTTAACCTCCGCATCAAGGGCAATGGTCCATTGGGAATTATTTTTGCAGACGCTGGCAGTGATGGTACCGTGCGTGGCTACGTCCAACAGCCCCAAGTGGAGTTACCGCCCAATTCCCAAGGCAAATTAGATGTGGGTGCCGCCGTGGGAGGGCAGGGGTACCTCTACGTGATTCATGATCTGGGCTACGGCTATCCTTACTCCAGTACCGTCGAACTGGTTTCTGGGGAAATTGCCGAGGATATCACCTATTACCTTGCCACCTCAGAGCAAACCCCTTCAGCACTAATGCTTGGAGTGTTTGTTGGCGAAGAGGGGGTCACTGCTGCGGGTGGCTTAATGCTGCAAGTCTTACCCAAAGCAGCCAATGATGAGCATCTCATTGCCACCCTTGAGCAGCGGGTTGCCAATTTACGAGGATTTACACCGCTGTTACAGGCCGGTCGCACCTTGCCAGATATTTTTCAGGAATTATTGGGGGATATGGAGCTACAGATTCTACCCCAACGGCAAATGGTACGCTTTCACTGTGGCTGTTCCCAAGAACGGATGTTAGCGGCACTCAAGCTCTTGGGGGAAGCAGAATTAAAGGATATTCTAGCCACAGAGGCAAAGGCTGAAGCAACGTGTCAGTTCTGTAATGCTGTTTACTGGGCGGATCAGCCTATGCTGGAGCAGTTAATTGCCGAGCTAGCAACTGCCTCGGTTTAATCCGCTGCTGAGGAGGCTGCCCATGTCTAGTGCTGTGACTGCTGCTCGTCCCCCGTTGCACTTTTTACCGCAACGGTTTAGTTATCCAGTGTGGTGGGGGTGCTCGCGGCTGTTACCGCTGTACTTACGTTACGGCCTAGGCTTTCGCAAGATAGAGGGGGTCAATGTTGAGACCCTGGCACGTACCTATCAGCAATTTCAAGCCGGTCAACTGCGGTTGTTGCTGGCGTTTCGCCATCCCAGTACCGATGATCCCTTGGTCATGGGCTACCTGATGTGGCACCTATTGCCCCGTACCGCCAGACAAATCGGGATTCCCTTAAAATCGCCCACCAACGGCTATTTTCTCTACGATCGCGGGATTCCCCTGTGGGCGGGAGAGGCGGTAGGATGGCTCTTTTCGCGCCTAGGGGGCAGTTCCATTATCCGCGGCAAGCTGGATACCCAAGCGTTGCGGGCAGCGCGGGAGTTGTTACTGGAGGGGCGATTTCCCTTGGCAGCAGCACCGGAGGGAGCCACAAATGAGCACAATGAATTGGTGGCACCCTTAGAACCCGGGGTGGCTCAACTGGGGTTTTGGTGCTTAGAGGATTTAGCCAAAGCCGGGCGATCGCTCCCTGTGGTGATTTTGCCCATTGGCATTCAATACACCCTAGCTAGCCCCTCATGGGCACGGATTGCGCACCTCATGGATCAGCTAGAGCAGCGACTGGGGTGTGGCACCACTGCAAGCGGTACGGACGTAGAACTGCTGTACCGTCGCTTATTTAACGTGGCAATGCACTTGTTAGATTGCTTAGAAGAGTTTTATGCCAAGTCCTATCGGCAGCAGTTTCCCCCGCTGCCAGCCTTTGAGAATGCCAATGCCGAGCTGGCGGCGCGATTGCAGCGGCTGTTGCACAGTGTCCTTGTGGTTGCAGAAGACTACTTTGGCCTCAAGCCCAGCGAGGATTTTATGGATCGCTGTCGGCGCATTGAGTACGCCGCGTGGGAGCGAATGTTTCGCGGAGACTTAGATCAGCTTTCTACCGTAGAGCGCTGTCTGGCAGACTGGCTGGCAGAAGAAGCGAATGTGCGGCTCCGGCATATGCGTTTAGCGGAGCGGTTTACCTCAGTGACCGGCAGCTATGTGCGCGAGCAACCCAGTATTGATCGCTTTGCTGAGGTGGTGCTCATCCTCTGGCGCACCTTTGATTGGCTCGAAGGAAAGCACTCGAATGTCAATGGGCTAGTAGGGCCGCGGCAGGTGCGCTTAAGTGTCGGTGAACCAATTGATTTGGAGCATTACTGGCCCCTCTATCGCCGCGATCGCCGGGGGGCGCGGCAAGCCCTTAACGACGTCACCACTGCTATTCGAGCGCAGTTTGAAGCCCTTATTGTGCCCACAACGAACGGATAACCAACCACCATCTGTGCTGAGGGTTCTGCCATTCCTCCGCTAAGATGTATAGCAGGGAGCAGCAATGCTTGTTACCCTAAGTAGGAGCAATTCATTGCTCTTGTATATTTGCTCATTGATTGTATTACGACACAGGTACCAGTGGCTCTCACCAAAAAAACACAGCAAGATCAACCCATGATTAATGAGCGCATTCGTTTTCCACGGGTGCGAGTTGTTGATAGCGACGGCTCTCAATTGGGCATTATGACCTCTCAAGAGGCGATGGCGATCGCCCGCGAAAAAGAACTTGACCTCGTTCTTGTCAGCGATAAGGCCGATCCGCCGGTGTGTAAAATCATTGATTACGGTAAGTTTCGTTTTGAGCAAGAAAAGAAAGCGCGTGAAGCCCGCAAAAAGCAACACACCTCTGATGTTAAGGAGGTGAAGATGCGCTACAAAATTGAAGAACACGATTACAATGTTTGCATTAACCGCGCGGAGCGCTTCATCAAAGCAGGAGATAAGGTAAAAGCAACAGTCACCTTCCGGGGACGGGAAATTCAGCACTCTCACCTTGCAGAAGACCTGCTCAAGCGGATGGCCAATGATTTACAAGCCATAGCCGAGGTGCAGCAACCTCCAAAACAAGAAGGCCGCAATATGATTATGTTTTTGGCACCGAAACGCTGATTTTGCTAGTCGCAATGGTTAAGTTTCGCCCCGATCGCTCGTTGCAACTACCGGTGGCACCTGTGTCCTCCCACGGGGGTCTCTGGTTAATTGCTGCCGCTGTTGCCACAGTGATCCTCTGGCAGGTACCGCTGGGGAACTACCTTCTCTATCCGTTTACAATTTTAGCCACATGGTTTCATGAAATGGGGCACGGCCTCACCGCTATCCTGCTGGGGGGCTACTTCCGTGAATTAGTCATTTTCCCCAATGGTTCAGGGTTTGCCCACTATGGTGGCGAGGTGTTGTTGGGGCGGTTGGGGCATGGGTTGGTGGCGATCGGCGGGCCACTGGGGCCAGCCATTGCTGGTAGTGTGTTGATTTTGTCATCGCGATCGCCGCATGCAACTAGCCTTTGCCTCCAAGCCTTAGGCATTATTATCATGGTTTCAACCCTTTTGTGGGTGCGCTCCCTGTTTGGCATTCTCGTGATGCCCCTCATTGGGTTAGGGGTACTATTGATTGCCTATCGGGGAAGCCGCTGGCTGAAGGACTTTAGTATTCAATTTTTGGGGGTGCAAGCCTGTATTAGTAC harbors:
- a CDS encoding NAD(P)/FAD-dependent oxidoreductase; this encodes MKTTATITIVGAGVIGAAIAYELSRALSAAIVVLEARSETEFAATGAALGVLIVQLSRRRRGRNFQLRQASLARYDTLIPELEAATGVEIPYQRRGILEVLTTPEAAIATQSWLAIHSDPSLEWLEPAAVVSEFPMINPQVVHGALWAKGDRQVHPRRLTAALRQAAQQQGVEFWYHSKVLEVKQAGEQPLQLRLETGTLTTEYLILAAGLGTTPLAQQINHPVLLQPVLGQALEFGWAAPPTLPVLTAEDLHLVPVDPHRVWVGATVEGDRSTGDSQALATLREQASHLWPALKTAPLLRHWQGLRPRPCDRPAPVIEQLQPRVWVASGHYRNGILLAPITAQLVRQALEEHLAVGKGHKAQQPVSDPSENSDTKTSP
- a CDS encoding GNAT family N-acetyltransferase, with protein sequence MSFWKSLFNSQPSTSATTTAVGLGSQAALERDSSTEGQIIFSKDKEIDVYELEELCDAVGWSRRPIRKVKKAIQFSFLVISMWEQRGAYRRLIGFSRATSDHAFNATIWDVVVHPEFQGQGLGKELMRQMIKELRSEDISNITLFADPHVVDFYRQLGFRPDPEGIKGMFWYPNSR
- a CDS encoding ACT domain-containing protein, coding for MVSDFQLRNLDVLKRFNRSFPDFYEQFVGRDVQLQNLKLGFQIHKTNQAVIYIVPEGDRSVLHFAHRNHSYLLSDLFGVMAAYKLTIHNVSLYGHVRPPMLVFVKLVLSDQGRPLSKKRSESVRRALQQTLSGEFAVEEMLAVEFNLGEGLSQINTSFYVDQVFHLPALLIESTNHPALLYKVMHAIWQEELLVVNVNFMLWQGRVRLLLYLLGPNGNLIPDYLGSRIATKIKEHLTGNG
- the mazG gene encoding nucleoside triphosphate pyrophosphohydrolase translates to MATPLTVLTAATALAEGSVLPEGGLVTQIPTLAIAHRLSEQLQSHWPTTTTVSLIDAQQQAIALSLGDLSNLTSAECPLQLYLPPPLPPALAQLNQLIAVVRQLRHPETGCPWDLQQTPTSLIPYILEEAYEVVHALQQEQPAAIAEELGDLLLQVVLQSQLAAEADQFTIADVAQRITEKLIRRHPHVFGTVELTTAEDVRDQWEHIKASEKGEEASLPLSQKLHRYARTLPPLIAGIKIGERASRSGLDWPTISGAWEKFYEELAEFQEALLKGEPSQQAAELGDLLFSVINLARWCQLDPVQALQQTYQRFIQRLELIEAAIDRPLEDYSLAELDALWQQAKQQLEGASEAEQPEEPPIEQR
- a CDS encoding 1-acyl-sn-glycerol-3-phosphate acyltransferase: MSSAVTAARPPLHFLPQRFSYPVWWGCSRLLPLYLRYGLGFRKIEGVNVETLARTYQQFQAGQLRLLLAFRHPSTDDPLVMGYLMWHLLPRTARQIGIPLKSPTNGYFLYDRGIPLWAGEAVGWLFSRLGGSSIIRGKLDTQALRAARELLLEGRFPLAAAPEGATNEHNELVAPLEPGVAQLGFWCLEDLAKAGRSLPVVILPIGIQYTLASPSWARIAHLMDQLEQRLGCGTTASGTDVELLYRRLFNVAMHLLDCLEEFYAKSYRQQFPPLPAFENANAELAARLQRLLHSVLVVAEDYFGLKPSEDFMDRCRRIEYAAWERMFRGDLDQLSTVERCLADWLAEEANVRLRHMRLAERFTSVTGSYVREQPSIDRFAEVVLILWRTFDWLEGKHSNVNGLVGPRQVRLSVGEPIDLEHYWPLYRRDRRGARQALNDVTTAIRAQFEALIVPTTNG
- the infC gene encoding translation initiation factor IF-3, giving the protein MINERIRFPRVRVVDSDGSQLGIMTSQEAMAIAREKELDLVLVSDKADPPVCKIIDYGKFRFEQEKKAREARKKQHTSDVKEVKMRYKIEEHDYNVCINRAERFIKAGDKVKATVTFRGREIQHSHLAEDLLKRMANDLQAIAEVQQPPKQEGRNMIMFLAPKR
- a CDS encoding M50 family metallopeptidase: MVKFRPDRSLQLPVAPVSSHGGLWLIAAAVATVILWQVPLGNYLLYPFTILATWFHEMGHGLTAILLGGYFRELVIFPNGSGFAHYGGEVLLGRLGHGLVAIGGPLGPAIAGSVLILSSRSPHATSLCLQALGIIIMVSTLLWVRSLFGILVMPLIGLGVLLIAYRGSRWLKDFSIQFLGVQACISTFQQVGYLFTYSVPSGHLSDTGLLQKYLFLPYWLWGAAISFLTVALLVWSLKTAYSSPPSLPQ